The proteins below are encoded in one region of Maribacter aestuarii:
- a CDS encoding Dabb family protein translates to MKTKLTVVGIMAILVSYSFTSTISEKKKNSITEKTTQMPDSVLRHVVLFKFKDGTAKEDIKKVEDAFSALPAKIPEIMGYEWGTNNSPEGLDKGFTHSFFLTFKSEEDRAIYLPHPDHKAFGAVLTPYLDDVLVIDYWTR, encoded by the coding sequence ATGAAGACAAAATTAACTGTTGTAGGAATCATGGCAATTCTGGTTTCCTATAGTTTTACCAGTACTATTTCTGAAAAGAAAAAAAATTCAATAACTGAAAAAACAACACAAATGCCGGACAGCGTTCTAAGACATGTCGTCTTGTTCAAATTTAAAGACGGTACAGCCAAGGAAGATATTAAAAAAGTGGAGGATGCGTTCAGTGCCTTGCCTGCCAAAATTCCGGAAATAATGGGCTACGAATGGGGAACGAACAATAGCCCCGAGGGATTGGATAAGGGATTCACCCATTCCTTTTTCTTAACTTTTAAAAGTGAAGAAGATAGGGCGATTTATTTGCCGCATCCCGACCATAAGGCATTTGGAGCAGTATTAACTCCTTATTTAGATGACGTTCTGGTGATTGATTATTGGACGCGTTGA
- a CDS encoding DUF1573 domain-containing protein, with amino-acid sequence MRKIVLAMSMVSMIAFTSCKENASSKINSDNVAEAAVRDEAAKAVPVMSFEKAEHDFGTIEQGTPQETAFKFTNTGNAPLIITDAKSSCGCTVPNPPKDPIAPGESSELLVKFNGSGQNQVTKTITVTANTEKGSEILRIKAFVNPKGAAPLGPVK; translated from the coding sequence ATGAGAAAGATAGTTTTAGCCATGAGTATGGTTTCTATGATTGCGTTCACTTCCTGTAAGGAAAATGCATCAAGTAAAATAAATTCGGATAATGTTGCAGAGGCAGCAGTAAGGGACGAGGCTGCAAAAGCTGTTCCAGTAATGTCCTTTGAAAAGGCAGAGCATGATTTTGGAACTATTGAGCAAGGAACGCCTCAAGAGACTGCTTTTAAGTTTACCAATACTGGTAACGCCCCATTGATTATTACAGATGCAAAAAGTAGCTGCGGTTGTACTGTGCCAAATCCTCCAAAAGACCCAATCGCTCCTGGTGAATCAAGTGAGCTTTTGGTGAAATTCAACGGATCTGGACAAAATCAAGTTACAAAGACCATAACGGTTACAGCAAACACTGAAAAAGGTTCTGAAATATTGAGAATAAAAGCCTTTGTTAATCCAAAAGGTGCAGCTCCATTGGGACCTGTCAAGTAA
- a CDS encoding Gfo/Idh/MocA family protein, producing the protein MLLSRRSFIEKSAVGFAATGASFLFPMELLSVLRKKVGPNDTINVGLIGCKGMGFSDLTSMLKMSEINLIALCDVDERVLEARTGDLEKAGIKKPKWYKDYRKLLENRDVDVVIIGTPDHWHCLQLTDALKAGKDVYCEKPIANSIQEADIMLNYVDASDRMVQIGQWQRSQPHFVDAINYVHSGKLGEIRLAKAWAYQGWMKPVPIVPDTAVPEGVDYKMWLGPAPERAFNPNRFHFNFRWFWDYAGGLMTDWGVHLIDYALYGMKAGTPKSVMALGGKFAYPNDASETPDTLQTVYEYDGFSILWEHATGIDGGNYGRNHGIAFIGNNGTLVLDRQGWEIIPEEEFQGWGQKGVPKMEASSFDRGELSGLDLHTTNFIDAVKSRDASKLNAPIKVGYEAALVSHMGNVAFKTGNRIYWDNTTGAFKNEEANQFLKADYKNGWKLPML; encoded by the coding sequence ATGTTATTGAGCAGAAGATCATTTATTGAAAAGAGTGCTGTCGGTTTTGCAGCTACGGGTGCCTCGTTCTTATTTCCCATGGAGTTGTTAAGTGTCCTAAGGAAAAAAGTGGGACCCAATGACACCATCAATGTGGGATTGATAGGATGTAAAGGAATGGGGTTTTCCGATTTAACATCGATGCTGAAAATGAGTGAAATCAACTTAATTGCCCTATGTGATGTAGATGAAAGGGTCTTGGAGGCCCGCACAGGGGATTTGGAAAAGGCGGGAATAAAAAAACCAAAATGGTATAAGGACTATCGTAAGCTTTTAGAGAATAGGGATGTGGATGTCGTCATAATAGGAACTCCGGATCACTGGCATTGTTTGCAATTAACCGATGCCTTAAAGGCTGGGAAAGATGTTTATTGTGAGAAGCCCATTGCAAACTCTATCCAAGAGGCGGATATTATGCTCAATTATGTAGATGCAAGTGATCGCATGGTGCAAATAGGTCAATGGCAAAGAAGTCAGCCCCATTTTGTAGATGCTATAAACTACGTGCATTCCGGGAAATTGGGGGAAATACGATTGGCGAAGGCATGGGCATACCAAGGTTGGATGAAACCAGTACCCATAGTTCCAGACACCGCTGTGCCGGAAGGTGTAGACTATAAAATGTGGTTAGGGCCCGCTCCGGAACGAGCTTTTAATCCCAATAGATTCCATTTTAATTTTAGGTGGTTCTGGGATTATGCCGGTGGGCTTATGACAGATTGGGGCGTACATCTTATTGATTATGCACTTTATGGTATGAAGGCTGGGACCCCTAAATCCGTAATGGCATTGGGTGGAAAATTTGCTTACCCTAATGATGCATCTGAAACTCCGGATACCTTACAAACCGTCTACGAATATGACGGATTTTCCATACTATGGGAACATGCCACCGGTATCGATGGTGGTAATTATGGTCGTAACCACGGCATTGCCTTTATTGGAAATAATGGAACGTTAGTGTTGGACAGGCAGGGTTGGGAAATTATCCCGGAGGAAGAATTTCAAGGTTGGGGCCAGAAAGGGGTTCCCAAAATGGAAGCATCATCTTTTGACAGGGGAGAGCTGAGTGGGTTAGATTTACATACAACTAATTTTATTGATGCAGTCAAGAGCCGGGATGCATCCAAGTTGAACGCACCTATTAAAGTTGGTTATGAAGCCGCACTGGTTTCCCATATGGGCAATGTTGCCTTTAAGACCGGAAATAGAATTTATTGGGATAACACTACCGGAGCATTTAAGAATGAGGAAGCCAACCAATTTTTAAAGGCTGACTATAAAAATGGCTGGAAACTTCCTATGCTTTAA
- the yajC gene encoding preprotein translocase subunit YajC, with product MGDIGQFLPMILIFVVAYFFMIRPQMKRAKDEKKFAAELKRGDRVITKSGLHGKVVDLNDKDGSCVLETMAGKLKFDRSAISLEMSRKLIAPEKK from the coding sequence ATGGGTGATATAGGGCAGTTTCTTCCAATGATACTGATATTTGTGGTGGCATATTTTTTTATGATCCGTCCACAAATGAAGCGTGCCAAGGATGAGAAAAAATTTGCAGCAGAATTAAAGCGCGGCGATCGTGTTATTACAAAAAGTGGGCTCCATGGCAAAGTCGTTGATCTCAACGATAAGGACGGGTCCTGTGTTTTGGAAACTATGGCCGGAAAATTGAAGTTTGACAGATCGGCTATATCATTGGAGATGAGCAGAAAACTTATAGCTCCGGAGAAAAAATAG
- a CDS encoding bile acid:sodium symporter family protein has protein sequence MTDTLLDTVRINFDRDALWTLNIVLAFVMFGVALEISIKDFKQLWLAPKPVLVGVFSQFLLLPAVTLLLVLLIQPYPSIALGMFMVAACPGGNISNYITYLGGGNAALSICLTTITTLLAVVMTPLNLQFWGSFYNPSSALLEAVAISPFEMIKLVSLLLGVPLVLGMMVNYWKPIVAQKLAKVLKVISLLFFIFLVFLALWNNREIFLEYILYVFWIVLAHNLLAFLTGFSIARVFGLALKNIKTITIETGIQNSGLGLLLIFTFFDGLGGMALLAAFWGIWHIVSGLVLASIWNYKSAEKKALV, from the coding sequence CTTAGATACAGTACGGATTAACTTTGACCGCGACGCCTTGTGGACATTGAACATAGTCTTGGCGTTTGTCATGTTCGGGGTGGCACTGGAAATTTCCATTAAAGATTTTAAGCAACTCTGGTTGGCACCAAAGCCCGTTTTAGTAGGTGTTTTTAGTCAATTTCTCTTGTTACCTGCCGTGACCTTACTTTTAGTATTACTTATTCAGCCTTATCCAAGTATAGCATTGGGTATGTTTATGGTTGCCGCCTGTCCTGGTGGTAATATTTCAAATTATATCACGTATTTAGGGGGAGGAAATGCCGCCTTATCCATTTGTCTAACGACTATTACGACGTTACTCGCAGTAGTGATGACACCATTAAATTTACAGTTTTGGGGTTCATTTTATAATCCCAGCTCAGCACTCTTGGAAGCTGTTGCCATTTCGCCTTTTGAAATGATAAAACTGGTCTCCTTACTATTGGGCGTGCCTTTGGTGCTGGGTATGATGGTAAATTATTGGAAACCAATTGTGGCACAAAAATTAGCTAAGGTGTTAAAAGTGATTTCTTTACTATTTTTCATCTTTTTAGTTTTTTTAGCACTGTGGAACAATCGCGAAATATTCCTCGAATATATTTTATATGTATTTTGGATTGTACTCGCCCATAACCTTCTGGCATTTCTCACAGGGTTTTCAATCGCTAGGGTTTTTGGTCTGGCCTTAAAAAATATAAAGACCATTACCATAGAAACCGGTATACAAAATTCAGGGTTGGGTCTCTTATTGATTTTTACTTTTTTCGATGGGTTAGGTGGCATGGCCCTATTAGCGGCTTTTTGGGGTATTTGGCATATCGTTTCGGGGTTAGTTTTGGCAAGTATTTGGAATTATAAATCAGCTGAAAAGAAAGCTTTAGTTTGA
- a CDS encoding YdeI/OmpD-associated family protein, whose translation MDKSEKIEAYYGEEHHFKKAIEILRNLALKTNLEETYKWNFPTYTLDGKNVLSICKFKQHFGIWFFNGVFLSDRKKVLQNAQEGKTQAMRHWKFNSIQEIDEKSVLAYINEAIENQKKGIQLNSKKKAPVSFTIPVELKKALKNDLHAQKSFKKLAPYNQKEYIEYIASAKQNKTKKSRLEKILPMIKKGEGLNDKYK comes from the coding sequence ATGGATAAATCCGAAAAAATAGAAGCTTATTACGGAGAAGAACATCATTTTAAAAAGGCTATAGAAATCTTACGGAACCTGGCCCTCAAGACAAATCTAGAAGAAACCTATAAATGGAATTTTCCCACCTATACGTTAGATGGTAAAAACGTTTTGTCCATCTGCAAATTCAAACAGCATTTTGGTATTTGGTTTTTTAACGGTGTATTTCTTAGCGATAGGAAAAAAGTACTGCAAAATGCGCAAGAGGGAAAAACCCAGGCCATGCGGCATTGGAAATTCAACTCCATTCAAGAAATTGATGAAAAGAGTGTCCTAGCTTATATTAATGAAGCCATTGAAAACCAGAAAAAGGGAATTCAGTTGAATTCAAAAAAGAAAGCACCAGTTAGTTTTACAATACCGGTTGAATTAAAAAAAGCCTTGAAAAATGACCTACATGCCCAAAAGTCATTCAAAAAATTAGCACCCTATAATCAAAAGGAGTACATAGAGTACATAGCATCGGCAAAACAGAATAAAACCAAAAAATCCCGTTTGGAAAAAATACTTCCAATGATTAAAAAAGGTGAAGGACTCAACGACAAATATAAATAG
- a CDS encoding lysophospholipid acyltransferase family protein: MKNIVYSAIKAVVKAVLHCYYKKIEIIGLENVPKDKPVLFLPNHQSALMDVLLIVTDCSRKPYFLTRSDIFGNPFLDNIFNFFRMIPIYRIRDGRDALSKNEAIFDKCADVFKGGSAIVMFPEANHHLNRSVRPLSKGFTRILFRTMEKYPDLDIQLVPVGLNYKDAISFPDEVSLYYGKPISLKDVYQEKDLHVTGIRLKETITKNLQMLTTHIPPNVNYEKVEAKLYEKNINFLNPTETNNEIQKVLKEPLADDEVLKNRREKTSVLSPLFTLLNLPLVLFWRIIVKPKVWEPEFMATMLFSTAFIGFGIYYLLIFTILLLLVNWNAALFSVLGIFLFNWLFVKYGNL, translated from the coding sequence TTGAAAAATATAGTTTATAGCGCCATCAAGGCGGTAGTAAAGGCGGTGCTTCACTGCTACTATAAAAAAATAGAGATTATAGGTCTGGAAAATGTTCCCAAGGATAAACCAGTACTTTTTTTACCTAACCATCAAAGTGCTTTAATGGACGTTTTGTTGATTGTAACAGATTGTAGTAGAAAACCCTATTTTCTAACCCGATCTGATATTTTTGGCAATCCATTTTTGGATAATATCTTTAATTTTTTCAGAATGATACCGATATATCGTATTCGGGACGGTCGGGATGCGTTATCCAAGAACGAGGCCATTTTTGACAAATGCGCTGATGTCTTCAAAGGTGGATCGGCAATAGTTATGTTTCCAGAAGCTAACCATCATTTAAACAGGTCGGTGCGGCCTTTAAGCAAAGGTTTTACACGGATATTGTTCCGAACCATGGAAAAGTATCCCGATTTGGATATTCAACTAGTACCCGTTGGATTAAATTATAAGGATGCAATTAGTTTCCCAGACGAGGTTTCACTTTACTACGGGAAACCAATCTCATTAAAGGATGTTTATCAAGAGAAGGACCTACATGTTACCGGAATTCGGTTGAAGGAAACTATTACCAAAAACCTCCAAATGTTGACTACACACATACCACCAAACGTAAATTACGAAAAAGTGGAGGCCAAGTTGTACGAGAAAAATATCAATTTTTTGAATCCGACGGAAACTAATAATGAGATCCAGAAGGTATTGAAAGAGCCTTTGGCGGATGACGAGGTTTTAAAAAACAGGAGGGAGAAAACATCAGTTTTGTCTCCGCTTTTTACTCTATTGAATTTGCCGTTAGTCCTGTTTTGGCGAATCATAGTAAAACCAAAGGTTTGGGAACCGGAATTTATGGCAACTATGCTGTTTTCAACGGCGTTTATAGGTTTTGGCATTTACTACCTGTTGATTTTTACCATATTACTTCTACTCGTAAATTGGAATGCCGCTCTTTTTAGCGTTTTGGGGATTTTTTTATTCAACTGGCTTTTCGTTAAGTATGGAAACTTGTAG
- a CDS encoding PUR family DNA/RNA-binding protein produces the protein MSDRDLMDQEEIHSKVLRAGRRTYFFDVRSTKAGDYYLTITESKKFTHDDGSFHYKKHKIYLYKEDFEAFKENVEEMMDFIINEKGTEVISERHQKDFKKEEEKEAETKEPTTESFTDVDFDDI, from the coding sequence ATGAGCGATAGAGATTTAATGGACCAGGAAGAAATTCATTCGAAGGTCTTAAGAGCAGGAAGAAGAACTTACTTTTTCGATGTAAGAAGCACCAAGGCAGGAGACTATTATTTGACTATCACCGAGAGTAAGAAATTTACACATGACGATGGTTCCTTCCATTATAAAAAACACAAAATATATCTGTACAAAGAAGATTTTGAAGCCTTTAAGGAAAATGTTGAAGAAATGATGGATTTTATCATCAATGAAAAAGGAACTGAAGTCATTTCCGAAAGACACCAAAAAGATTTTAAGAAAGAGGAAGAAAAAGAAGCCGAAACAAAAGAACCAACAACGGAAAGTTTTACAGATGTTGATTTTGATGACATATAA
- a CDS encoding quinone-dependent dihydroorotate dehydrogenase — MYRFIIRPFLFLFDPEQVHHISFKMIGFFSKLGLSGLFRKRFVLNDPRLEKEVFGLKFKNPVGLAAGFDKNAVLYNELSDFGFGFIEIGTLTPKPQEGNPKKRLFRLKKDQAIINRMGFNNNGVFDAVEELKKEHRVLIGGNIGKNKLTPNKEAIKDYLICFDALFDHVDYFVVNVSSPNTPGLRELQDKEPLTALLLELQKENDKYALKKGLERKPILLKIAPDLSDSQLLDIIEIVEITKIDGIIATNTTISREDLKSPCLLVEETGGLSGRPLKDRSTEVIRFLAEKSDKAFPIIGVGGILSPEDAQEKLAAGADLVQLWTGFVYEGPGLVKRINKAILEGLEA; from the coding sequence ATGTATAGATTTATAATCCGGCCCTTTTTATTCTTGTTCGACCCGGAACAAGTTCATCATATCAGTTTCAAGATGATCGGTTTTTTTTCAAAACTGGGATTATCGGGCTTGTTTCGAAAGCGTTTCGTATTGAATGATCCACGTTTGGAAAAAGAGGTTTTTGGTCTAAAGTTTAAAAATCCAGTAGGTCTGGCGGCAGGTTTTGATAAAAATGCAGTCTTATATAACGAGTTATCCGACTTTGGCTTTGGTTTTATAGAAATAGGTACGCTTACCCCAAAACCGCAAGAAGGGAATCCCAAAAAAAGATTGTTCAGGCTTAAGAAGGACCAGGCCATAATCAATCGCATGGGCTTTAATAACAATGGCGTGTTTGATGCTGTGGAAGAGCTGAAGAAAGAACATAGGGTGTTGATCGGTGGAAATATTGGAAAGAATAAATTAACACCCAATAAAGAGGCTATCAAAGATTATCTCATATGTTTTGATGCCCTTTTTGACCATGTTGATTATTTTGTAGTCAACGTTAGCTCACCAAATACTCCCGGACTTAGGGAGTTACAGGACAAAGAACCTCTTACAGCTTTGCTTTTGGAGCTACAAAAAGAGAACGACAAATACGCCTTGAAGAAGGGTCTAGAACGAAAGCCAATATTACTAAAAATCGCTCCTGACCTGTCGGATAGTCAACTTTTAGATATCATTGAAATAGTGGAAATCACTAAGATTGATGGTATCATTGCTACGAACACCACAATTTCTCGTGAAGATTTGAAATCACCATGCCTTTTGGTTGAAGAAACTGGAGGTCTTAGCGGAAGGCCGCTAAAGGATAGAAGCACGGAGGTCATTCGGTTTTTGGCAGAAAAGAGTGACAAAGCATTTCCAATCATTGGAGTGGGGGGTATACTTTCCCCGGAAGATGCACAGGAAAAATTGGCCGCTGGCGCAGATTTAGTGCAACTCTGGACTGGTTTTGTTTATGAAGGGCCTGGTTTGGTAAAAAGAATAAATAAGGCAATACTTGAAGGTCTAGAAGCCTAA
- the nusB gene encoding transcription antitermination factor NusB translates to MLTRRHIRVKVMQCIYALIQSKDDSLEKQEKFLKVSIKNTYTLYLLCLSLLMEIHQRASEQLTLSSKKYLDDGSELYPNKDKFIQNRLLLQLRENHLLKEELSNRKLDNWYLNDEYVKLLYKAIVESDIYKEYMLEPTSNYNLDKDLVVQLFKEIIAPNEKIYDYFEDDTLTWVDDIPIVNTFLLKQLKKSKEDQDASYFLPKLLKDTDDMVFANTLLTKTLLNNDKLEKEIEGKTPNWDKDRIADVDSILLKMAICELLNFSSIPERVTINEYLEIAKEYSTPKSSIFINGILDKLTKEYRAEGKLNKIGRGLL, encoded by the coding sequence ATGCTAACAAGAAGGCATATCAGGGTAAAAGTGATGCAATGCATCTATGCGCTGATCCAATCCAAAGATGACTCCTTAGAGAAACAGGAGAAATTTTTAAAAGTAAGCATCAAGAATACCTATACTCTTTATTTACTTTGCCTAAGTTTATTGATGGAAATCCATCAAAGAGCTTCCGAACAATTGACGCTCTCCTCTAAAAAATACCTGGATGACGGTAGTGAGCTTTATCCTAACAAGGATAAATTTATCCAAAACCGACTGTTATTGCAGCTACGGGAGAACCATCTCTTAAAGGAAGAGCTTTCCAACAGGAAATTGGATAATTGGTACCTGAACGATGAATATGTAAAATTACTTTATAAGGCCATCGTTGAAAGTGATATCTATAAGGAATACATGTTAGAACCTACCTCCAACTATAATTTAGACAAGGATTTGGTGGTTCAGCTTTTTAAGGAAATCATTGCACCCAACGAAAAGATTTATGATTACTTTGAGGATGATACGCTAACTTGGGTAGACGACATTCCAATCGTAAATACATTCCTCTTAAAACAGCTGAAGAAGTCCAAGGAAGACCAGGATGCTTCCTATTTTCTGCCTAAGCTTTTGAAGGATACTGACGACATGGTTTTTGCCAATACTTTATTGACGAAAACTTTGTTGAACAATGATAAATTGGAAAAGGAAATAGAGGGTAAAACACCCAATTGGGATAAAGACCGCATTGCCGATGTAGATTCAATTTTATTGAAGATGGCCATATGTGAACTACTCAATTTTTCCTCCATTCCGGAGAGGGTTACTATAAATGAGTATTTGGAGATAGCTAAGGAATATTCAACTCCAAAAAGCAGCATCTTTATCAACGGTATTTTGGACAAGCTCACGAAGGAATACAGAGCGGAAGGAAAGCTGAATAAAATAGGTAGAGGATTGTTATGA
- a CDS encoding ABC transporter ATP-binding protein, which produces MKELKHLNKYFKKYWGKLLIGIIITIIARLFQLVMPTYVNKTISAVEQFLNGELAKVDAKSLLLDYILIIVGAALLSGFFTFLMRQTIINISRYIEYDLKNEVFDHYQILSLNFYKKNRTGDLMNRISEDVNQVRLYAGPAIMYGIQTLTLFACLVPLMFIKAPTLATYTLLPLPILSVLIYKISKIIHRRSTIVQEFLSNLSTFTQETFSGVSVIKAYAIEPRTNQELEFLANEGKNKSMNLAKVNAWFFPLMILLIGISNILVIYIGGVQYLNGEIGVGLIAEFILYVNMLTWPVAIVGWLTSIVQTAEASQKRINQFLNEQPELDNSQAITSDVEGKIEFKDVSFTYDDTEITALKNISFTINKGETTAIIGKTGSGKSTILDLVARLYDVTSGEILIDDKPIKQIDVKGLRESIGAVPQDAFLFSDTIKNNIKFGKHDASDEEIINIAKEAVVHENIMGFSKKYETVLGERGITLSGGQKQRVSIARALIKNPKIYLFDDCLSAVDTETEEEILSNLKKASQERTTLIVSHRVSSAKNADKILVLEDGELLQEGTHEELNNIDGYYKELYQNQLSEKEN; this is translated from the coding sequence ATGAAGGAACTTAAGCATCTGAACAAATACTTCAAAAAATATTGGGGTAAACTCTTAATAGGTATTATCATAACAATAATCGCCAGACTTTTTCAACTGGTGATGCCCACATATGTGAATAAGACCATATCTGCCGTAGAGCAATTCTTAAATGGAGAATTAGCAAAGGTTGATGCAAAATCCCTACTGTTAGATTACATATTAATTATTGTTGGAGCCGCATTACTCTCTGGATTTTTTACATTTTTAATGCGTCAGACCATTATAAATATATCCCGTTATATAGAGTATGATCTTAAAAATGAAGTTTTTGACCATTACCAGATTTTAAGTCTCAATTTCTATAAAAAAAATAGAACGGGTGATTTGATGAACCGAATCAGTGAGGACGTAAATCAGGTGCGCTTATATGCTGGTCCAGCTATCATGTATGGGATACAGACCCTTACGCTCTTTGCCTGTCTTGTGCCGCTGATGTTCATTAAAGCGCCCACGCTTGCCACTTATACACTATTACCTTTGCCCATTCTTTCTGTTCTGATTTATAAAATAAGTAAGATTATCCATAGGAGAAGTACCATCGTGCAGGAGTTTTTATCCAACTTATCCACGTTTACCCAAGAAACTTTTTCCGGTGTCTCGGTCATAAAAGCATACGCCATAGAACCACGGACGAATCAAGAGTTGGAATTCTTGGCCAATGAAGGGAAGAATAAAAGCATGAACCTAGCAAAAGTAAACGCGTGGTTTTTTCCATTAATGATTCTTTTAATCGGAATCAGTAACATTTTGGTCATTTATATTGGGGGCGTACAGTACTTAAACGGTGAGATAGGTGTGGGCCTCATTGCCGAGTTCATTCTATATGTTAACATGCTTACCTGGCCCGTAGCAATCGTGGGCTGGCTTACTTCTATTGTACAAACAGCTGAAGCCAGTCAAAAACGAATCAACCAATTTCTAAACGAGCAACCAGAACTGGATAATAGCCAAGCCATTACGAGTGACGTTGAAGGGAAAATTGAGTTCAAGGATGTAAGTTTCACTTATGACGATACAGAGATTACAGCCTTAAAGAACATCTCTTTTACAATAAATAAAGGAGAAACTACAGCCATTATAGGAAAAACAGGGTCGGGTAAATCTACCATATTGGATTTGGTAGCGCGCTTGTACGATGTAACTTCAGGTGAAATATTAATAGATGATAAGCCAATCAAACAAATAGATGTAAAAGGTCTGAGGGAATCTATAGGTGCCGTGCCCCAGGATGCCTTCTTATTTTCTGACACCATTAAGAACAATATTAAATTTGGAAAGCATGATGCCTCCGATGAGGAAATCATTAATATAGCGAAGGAGGCAGTAGTTCACGAGAATATCATGGGCTTTTCCAAGAAATATGAGACCGTTTTAGGCGAAAGGGGAATAACCCTTAGCGGAGGTCAAAAGCAACGGGTATCCATTGCCCGTGCCTTAATCAAAAATCCAAAAATCTATCTTTTTGACGATTGTTTGTCAGCCGTGGATACCGAAACAGAAGAAGAAATACTATCCAACCTCAAAAAGGCTTCCCAAGAGCGGACAACACTCATTGTAAGCCATAGGGTGTCTTCAGCAAAAAATGCGGATAAAATACTTGTTTTAGAGGACGGAGAGCTCCTGCAAGAGGGTACTCATGAGGAATTGAACAATATAGATGGTTATTATAAAGAGCTCTATCAGAATCAACTCTCGGAGAAAGAAAACTAG
- the pepT gene encoding peptidase T gives MQHIIDRFISYVKIDTQSDPDSNTTPSTTKQWDLAHKLVNELKQIGLHDVTIDENAYIMATLPSNVEQEVPIIGFIAHFDTTPDFTGTNVNPQIIENYDGTDILLNEDLGIVLSPDYFNDLLLYKGQTLITTDGTTLLGADDKAGITEIVTAMEYLINNPEIKHGTIRIGFTPDEEIGRGAHKFDVATFGAQWAYTMDGSQIGELEYENFNAAGAKVNITGKSVHPGYAKGKMVNAITIANEFLSALPKKETPENTEGREGFFHVNHIDGAIELANIELIIRDHDHDDFLHRKQFLQTTVKELNNKHGDYISLEIKDQYFNMREKIEPVMHIVEIAKRAMEEVGVAPIIKPIRGGTDGSQLSFKGLPCPNIFAGGHNFHGKYEYVPVESMQKAVEVIVKICELTASKDLASWINPKK, from the coding sequence ATGCAACATATCATTGACAGATTTATTAGCTACGTAAAAATAGATACACAGAGTGACCCAGATTCGAACACTACCCCAAGTACTACTAAACAGTGGGATTTAGCTCATAAGCTTGTTAATGAATTAAAGCAGATAGGATTACATGATGTAACCATAGATGAAAACGCCTATATCATGGCAACTTTACCGAGTAATGTTGAACAAGAGGTTCCCATTATCGGGTTTATAGCACATTTTGATACGACACCAGATTTTACCGGCACCAACGTAAATCCTCAAATTATTGAAAACTACGATGGCACGGATATTCTACTCAACGAAGACCTTGGAATTGTTTTATCTCCGGATTATTTTAATGACCTGTTACTTTACAAGGGCCAAACCTTAATTACAACGGATGGTACTACGCTACTTGGGGCGGATGATAAGGCCGGTATTACGGAAATTGTTACGGCCATGGAATACCTGATAAACAATCCGGAAATAAAACATGGTACAATTCGAATAGGCTTCACGCCAGATGAGGAAATAGGAAGAGGCGCGCACAAATTTGATGTTGCAACTTTTGGTGCGCAATGGGCCTATACTATGGATGGCAGTCAAATAGGCGAACTGGAATATGAGAATTTTAATGCGGCCGGTGCCAAGGTAAATATTACCGGTAAAAGTGTACACCCTGGATACGCCAAAGGTAAAATGGTAAACGCCATAACCATCGCCAATGAGTTCCTAAGTGCATTACCAAAAAAAGAAACTCCCGAAAATACGGAAGGACGCGAAGGTTTCTTTCATGTGAACCACATTGACGGGGCCATAGAGCTAGCCAACATAGAACTAATCATAAGAGACCACGACCATGATGATTTCTTGCATCGCAAACAGTTCCTGCAAACTACCGTCAAAGAACTCAACAACAAACATGGAGATTACATTTCCTTAGAAATAAAGGACCAATATTTTAATATGCGTGAAAAAATAGAGCCTGTTATGCACATTGTTGAAATAGCCAAGAGGGCCATGGAGGAAGTAGGAGTAGCACCTATTATTAAACCTATACGTGGTGGAACCGATGGTTCTCAATTGAGTTTTAAGGGCCTTCCCTGCCCGAACATCTTTGCCGGTGGGCACAATTTTCATGGTAAATACGAATACGTTCCCGTGGAAAGTATGCAAAAGGCAGTTGAGGTTATCGTAAAAATTTGCGAACTTACCGCAAGTAAAGATTTAGCATCATGGATAAATCCGAAAAAATAG